One genomic segment of Rivularia sp. PCC 7116 includes these proteins:
- a CDS encoding response regulator transcription factor, with the protein MSTILVVEDGITDMQMISRYLEQAGYRVMGAKSSEEAQEKITENKPDVIFLDVILPGKSGFEICRELKDNPNTKTIPVVFCSTKNSDVDKMWGDMLGADAYISKPVQKEDLEGVLQRLKK; encoded by the coding sequence ATGAGTACTATTTTAGTTGTTGAAGACGGTATCACTGATATGCAGATGATTAGCCGTTATTTAGAACAAGCCGGTTATCGCGTCATGGGGGCAAAAAGTAGCGAGGAAGCTCAAGAAAAAATTACCGAAAATAAGCCAGACGTGATATTCCTAGACGTAATTTTGCCCGGAAAAAGCGGTTTTGAAATTTGTCGAGAGCTGAAAGATAATCCCAATACTAAAACTATTCCAGTAGTTTTTTGTTCTACTAAGAATAGCGATGTAGATAAAATGTGGGGTGATATGTTGGGTGCGGATGCTTATATTTCTAAGCCCGTACAAAAGGAAGATTTAGAAGGAGTATTGCAAAGACTAAAGAAATAA
- a CDS encoding chemotaxis protein CheW — MDTTEEKFLSFNLGVKDTAIISLQNVTEILPVSLNEVCCVPQMPNCVFGIYNWRGEMLWLIDLEEMLGYLPYSYGSSFVSKMMAIILEKEGKSLGLLVRQIMDIEEFNSKQMKPPSPELVSQEVVPFLEGYFINSSEEMIVSLDASAILQSPLWSIHN, encoded by the coding sequence TTGGATACGACGGAAGAAAAGTTTTTAAGCTTCAATTTGGGTGTAAAAGATACAGCAATTATTTCATTGCAGAACGTCACAGAAATTTTACCCGTATCTTTAAATGAAGTTTGCTGCGTTCCTCAAATGCCCAACTGTGTATTTGGTATCTATAATTGGCGCGGTGAAATGCTTTGGTTGATTGATTTAGAAGAAATGCTAGGCTATTTACCTTATTCCTATGGTAGTAGCTTTGTTTCAAAAATGATGGCAATTATTTTAGAAAAAGAAGGTAAATCTTTGGGATTGCTGGTGAGGCAAATTATGGATATTGAAGAATTTAATTCAAAACAAATGAAGCCACCGTCACCCGAATTAGTTTCTCAAGAAGTTGTTCCTTTTTTAGAAGGATATTTTATTAATTCTTCAGAAGAAATGATTGTGAGCTTAGATGCTTCTGCAATTTTGCAATCTCCTCTATGGTCAATTCATAATTAG